The DNA region AATTTTCTTCTGGAGGTGATTCAGCCGTCTCGCCAACTTGCGCGCTTTCCGCTCCTTCCCGTTCTCTTTGGCCGTCTGATACCGGCCGTGCAGGCGATGGTAGCGGCGAACGGCGGTGACGTAGGTTCGCTGTTGTGTGCCCGTCTCGTTCAGCTGCCTCGCGATCCTGTCGTCGCGCTTCGAGTCCGTTCGCTCCGCGACATCGACGTAGCGCCCCAGCATATCGTCGTATTTCGACCCCACCACCGAGTGCGCCTTCCGGTACTGCCCTCGATTTATCTTCACCGTACTCGACCCGAGTTGGGAGGAGAGATGCGACAGATACCAGCGATCGAGTTCCGAGAGTTGTCCGTTTTCCTTCGCCTTCGACGGGTTCACGTGATGGCTTTCGGCCGAACCGTTCGCCGCCGTCGAATTGTTCGGCTCCTTCGCAGCATCGAGGACGCCGAGCGGTTCGGCGACCGAAAGCGACGAAAGCGACGAAACCGTCGAATCGGCCACACCGGTGGACGACGAGCGGGCGAAACCGACCGACGAACAACCGGCCGACACGACGATGACAGTTAGTACCACGACGGCCATCAGTCGCTGGGCGGCCGTCGCTCTCGGTCGGTCGGATCTGTCTGACACGCTCACCCTAGTCGGGGGAGTTGATCAAAACTCCTTCCCCCGTAGAGCGAATTATGCTGACCCTTCCGTTGTCGGGTTTCCACGACCCCCGACCCTTGTAACCGTTCATCCGCGTGAACGGTCAGTAGATTCAACTGCGAGAGGGTAGTCGGCGAAGTGACAATGGAGACGACGCGTCGGTTTTGCGCGACGGTGAGCCTCGCGGCAGTACTTCTCGCCGGAGCGTGGGTGCTCGACGAACCGCTCCTGCTCGTCGGCGCGGCGGGAATCGGTGGCTCGCTCGTCGCCGAGCAATGGCTCTTCGTTCTCGGCGTCGCTCAACTCACGGACGACCTCATCGTCACCCAGACGGTGTCACACGAGGAGGCGACCGTCGGGTCGGACGTTGACGTCCATCTCGACGCGGCACTTCCGTCGCCGACGCCGTTCTCGCTCTCGATTCGTGCATCGCCGCCGATAGCCGCGACGGGGAGTACGGTCGAAGAGCGCACCGTGACTATCGACGCCGGCGAGAAGCGAGGGGAGACGGATTTCTCGCTCCGTTGGCCCGTCGCCGGTGAATTCCGGTTTTCTCGACCGAGGATTTCGGTTCGAGATTCGCTGGGGACGTTCGAAACGGACCTCTCGCTGGGGACGACACCCAGCGTTCGGGTTGAGCCGCGCTATCCGAAGGACCTGTACGTCGGAATCCGGGGTGAACGGGCCACGTCGTCGCTCGGGGAACAGGATACGGGTGCTCGGAGCGTCGGGTTCGACCCGGCGGAGATACGGGAGTACGTCCCCGGCGACACGATGCGACACATCGACTGGAAGGCGACCGCTCGGATGGGATCGCTCTACGTGCGCGAACTGGAGGAGAAGACGGACCTCTCGAACGTCCTCCTCGTTGACCATCGAGCGTCGATGGGAACCGGAGAACCGGGTCGCCGGAAACTCGATTACCTTCGTCAGGTGGCACTCGGGTTCGTCGCGAACGGGAGAGCCACGAGCACGCCGTGCGGGCTATACGGTATCGGCGAAGGGGGAATCACGGTCCGTCGGTCGCCGACAGCCACGAAACGTCACTTCGACCGATTGGGGACTGATCTCCACGGGCTTTCGCCCTCCACGGTGGACGAACCCGCCGATAGATGGACATCTCGATCCGAGTACGAGTCCAAGTCCGAGTCCGATTTCGAACGTCGTCCCGAGTTCGACGACCCCGGACTCGGCAGTATCCGGCGTCCGTCGCCGACGGACGTCCGAAGCGCGACGCGTCGCCTCGATTCGGGGACGGCGTTCGATTCCACCCTGCGTCCGTTCTTCGAGACGCAGTCGCCGACCGTTCCACTACCGGGTGAACAACCCCTTTACGACGCGGTTCGGACGCAGTTGGCGAACACGCAGGAGTCCGCCGTCGTCGTGTTTCTCACCGATGACGACCACCGATCCGAGTTACAGGAGGCCGTATCGATCGCCCGGCAACGATACGAACGGGTCGTGGTGTTCCTGACGCCGTCGGTGTTGTTCGAGTCAACGGGACTCACCGACCTGTCGCGGGCCTACGAGCGCTACGTCGATTTCGAGGAGTTCCGGAAGATGCTCGCCGGAACGGGCGACGTCGCGGCCTACGAAGTCGTCCACAGGACCGACTACAGACGATACTCTCGATGCCGCGCGCGCAACGCACACGGGGAGGGAACCGATGATGACGGGGAGGGAACGGACGACGACGTCACGGGCCGCGCTCGGCGGATTTGGACTGCTCGTCGTCGGGGTCGCCTTCTGGGTCGGCGGTGGGATCATCGGACTGCTCGCCGCCGGACTCACCCTGGTGCTGTGGTATCTGACGGCCGCACGCTACGCGGTGACGTTCGGTCAAGTCGCGCTCGCCACGTTGGTCCCCGCGAGTTCGCCGCTCGTCATCGCGGCGGGTGAGTGTGGACTGCTGGTGCTCCTGCTCGGTTCGCTGGCCACGGTCGGCACGGGCGGCGTCGCCGGACGACGAATCCTCGTCGGCGCCGGAGTCATTGCCGTTACCGGGGGCGGAACGTGGCTCCTGTATCTCGGTTCCGGAACCCTCTGGGTGCCGACCGTGGGCCTCGTCATCGCTCTCGTACTGGCGTCCTACGGACTCCTTCGCACGAGACGGTCGTTCGAAAGCGCTAACCGAAACGGAGGCGGCCGATACACACGCGTCCGCCGCTGGAGCGAGGGGGGCCGACGCGTGAGCACTGACGTTGCGCCCACGGCGGCCGACGAAGACGGATCGGAAGTCGAAGCAGCCGACAACTCGGCCATCACCGGCGACGACGAGGAACTGGCCGCACGGGTGGCGTTGCTGGCCGAGGAGAACGAACGGCTTCGCCGCGAGTATCGCCGAGCGCGACAGGCAGAGTATCGACGGACCGCGCTCGCACTGGTGGGGTGCGGTGCGCTCGCCGCCCTGGCGGGGGTACTCTTCCCCGACGCGCGCTCGACGCTGTTCGCGCTCGCCGGAACCGGCCTGTTCGCGGGCGTCCTGACCTACTTCCTCACGCCGAATCGGATCGTCCCCGCATCGGTCGGCGAGCGCACCTACGCGGCTTATGGCGCGCTTCGGCGCGACGCTCCACGACGCAACTGGGGCTGACCGACGAAACGCTGTATCTGCCGACTGGGCGCGGCGAAACCGAGTTCGAGTCCGTCCTGCTGTTCGTGCCACAACACGCCGAGTACGAACTTCCCGACCCGACGACGCTCGACGCTGGCTTCGTCGCGCGACGACGAGCGGGGACACGGTCTCGCCGTTCGGCCGGGCGCGC from Haladaptatus sp. R4 includes:
- a CDS encoding DUF58 domain-containing protein, with the protein product METTRRFCATVSLAAVLLAGAWVLDEPLLLVGAAGIGGSLVAEQWLFVLGVAQLTDDLIVTQTVSHEEATVGSDVDVHLDAALPSPTPFSLSIRASPPIAATGSTVEERTVTIDAGEKRGETDFSLRWPVAGEFRFSRPRISVRDSLGTFETDLSLGTTPSVRVEPRYPKDLYVGIRGERATSSLGEQDTGARSVGFDPAEIREYVPGDTMRHIDWKATARMGSLYVRELEEKTDLSNVLLVDHRASMGTGEPGRRKLDYLRQVALGFVANGRATSTPCGLYGIGEGGITVRRSPTATKRHFDRLGTDLHGLSPSTVDEPADRWTSRSEYESKSESDFERRPEFDDPGLGSIRRPSPTDVRSATRRLDSGTAFDSTLRPFFETQSPTVPLPGEQPLYDAVRTQLANTQESAVVVFLTDDDHRSELQEAVSIARQRYERVVVFLTPSVLFESTGLTDLSRAYERYVDFEEFRKMLAGTGDVAAYEVVHRTDYRRYSRCRARNAHGEGTDDDGEGTDDDVTGRARRIWTARRRGRLLGRRWDHRTARRRTHPGAVVSDGRTLRGDVRSSRARHVGPREFAARHRGG